A stretch of Lactuca sativa cultivar Salinas chromosome 6, Lsat_Salinas_v11, whole genome shotgun sequence DNA encodes these proteins:
- the LOC111901668 gene encoding protein CHROMOSOME TRANSMISSION FIDELITY 7 isoform X3, whose product MQSKINSFFIPSSSSSSSTSRSQALDPPLPPLLDNLSDDEDFTREPEIPIIYTRRATNTDRANDDLFKENDPNKLNFRQELVVATISKKVLNKKRKYAQFHLDLGQSDFLLHTCKTCGFKFAPGDEEDTRVHKEFHKSYTHGIHFKGWRNERVIDTHSFEHGRVILVLNDDPPAHIKKVEEVIKMMEMELGDGWIFHKNCKVYLYISSQRVAGCLVAEPINKAYPLVSNSDHQNHDVTTTLKEVKKSTPTTLQFGSISFQREIIKKDKNQRNSNDTTLLGAIICEKDSIPAVCGIRAIWVTPSNRRKHIATHLLEATRYLR is encoded by the exons ATGCAATCGAAAATAAATTCATTCTTcataccttcttcttcttcttcttcttccacatcACGAAGCCAAGCCCTAGATCCACCTCTTCCCCCCCTTTTGGATAACTTGTCCGATGATGAAGACTTCACCAGAGAACCTGAAATTCCCATCATATACACGCGAAGAGCTACAAACACAGATAG AGCTAATGATGATCTTTTCAAAGAAAATGATCCAAACAAACTTAATTTTAGACAAGAGTTAGTAGTTGCAACAATTTCCAAAAAGGTTTTAAACAAGAAAAGGAAGTATGCACAGTTTCATTTGGATTTAGGTCAATCCGATTTTCTATTACACACTTGTAAAACTTGTGGATTCAAGTTTGCTCCTGGAGATGAAGAAGATACAAGGGTTCACAAAGAATTTCACAAAAGCTACACTCATGGTATTCATTTCAAG GGTTGGCGTAATGAAAGAGTTATAGATACACACTCATTCGAACATGGACGTGTTATTTTGGTCCTTAATGATGATCCTCCTGCTCATATTAAAAAG GTTGAGGAGGTTATAAAGATGATGGAGATGGAGCTTGGTGATGGATGGATCTTCCATAAAAACTGTAAG GTTTATCTTTATATCTCCTCTCAACGGGTTGCTGGATGTCTAGTTGCAGAGCCAATAAACAAAGCTTATCCTTTGGTTTCAAACTCAGACCACCAAAACCATGATGTCACTACCACTCTAAAGGAGGTCAAAAAGTCAACTCCAACCACTCTACAATTCGGTAGCATTAGTTTCCAAAGAGAAAttataaaaaaagataaaaatcaaagaaattcAAACGACACCACACTCCTTGGAGCAATCATTTGTGAAAAAGACTCAATCCCTGCTGTTTGTGGCATCCGTGCAATTTGGGTCACACCCTCCAACAGAAGAAAACACATTGCCACTCATTTACTTGAAGCCACAAG gtaccTTAGATGA
- the LOC111901668 gene encoding protein CHROMOSOME TRANSMISSION FIDELITY 7 isoform X2: MQSKINSFFIPSSSSSSSTSRSQALDPPLPPLLDNLSDDEDFTREPEIPIIYTRRATNTDRANDDLFKENDPNKLNFRQELVVATISKKVLNKKRKYAQFHLDLGQSDFLLHTCKTCGFKFAPGDEEDTRVHKEFHKSYTHGIHFKGWRNERVIDTHSFEHGRVILVLNDDPPAHIKKVEEVIKMMEMELGDGWIFHKNCKVYLYISSQRVAGCLVAEPINKAYPLVSNSDHQNHDVTTTLKEVKKSTPTTLQFGSISFQREIIKKDKNQRNSNDTTLLGAIICEKDSIPAVCGIRAIWVTPSNRRKHIATHLLEATRKSFSLDVILEHSDLAFSQPTNVGKLLASSYTNTKSFLVYTTNSYS, encoded by the exons ATGCAATCGAAAATAAATTCATTCTTcataccttcttcttcttcttcttcttccacatcACGAAGCCAAGCCCTAGATCCACCTCTTCCCCCCCTTTTGGATAACTTGTCCGATGATGAAGACTTCACCAGAGAACCTGAAATTCCCATCATATACACGCGAAGAGCTACAAACACAGATAG AGCTAATGATGATCTTTTCAAAGAAAATGATCCAAACAAACTTAATTTTAGACAAGAGTTAGTAGTTGCAACAATTTCCAAAAAGGTTTTAAACAAGAAAAGGAAGTATGCACAGTTTCATTTGGATTTAGGTCAATCCGATTTTCTATTACACACTTGTAAAACTTGTGGATTCAAGTTTGCTCCTGGAGATGAAGAAGATACAAGGGTTCACAAAGAATTTCACAAAAGCTACACTCATGGTATTCATTTCAAG GGTTGGCGTAATGAAAGAGTTATAGATACACACTCATTCGAACATGGACGTGTTATTTTGGTCCTTAATGATGATCCTCCTGCTCATATTAAAAAG GTTGAGGAGGTTATAAAGATGATGGAGATGGAGCTTGGTGATGGATGGATCTTCCATAAAAACTGTAAG GTTTATCTTTATATCTCCTCTCAACGGGTTGCTGGATGTCTAGTTGCAGAGCCAATAAACAAAGCTTATCCTTTGGTTTCAAACTCAGACCACCAAAACCATGATGTCACTACCACTCTAAAGGAGGTCAAAAAGTCAACTCCAACCACTCTACAATTCGGTAGCATTAGTTTCCAAAGAGAAAttataaaaaaagataaaaatcaaagaaattcAAACGACACCACACTCCTTGGAGCAATCATTTGTGAAAAAGACTCAATCCCTGCTGTTTGTGGCATCCGTGCAATTTGGGTCACACCCTCCAACAGAAGAAAACACATTGCCACTCATTTACTTGAAGCCACAAG GAAAAGTTTTAGTTTGGATGTGATTCTTGAACATTCTGATTTAGCATTTTCTCAGCCAACAAATGTCGGGAAGTTGTTAGCATCAAGTTACACCAACACTAAATCTTTCTTGGTTTACACAACAAATTCATATTCATA g
- the LOC111901668 gene encoding protein CHROMOSOME TRANSMISSION FIDELITY 7 isoform X1 — MQSKINSFFIPSSSSSSSTSRSQALDPPLPPLLDNLSDDEDFTREPEIPIIYTRRATNTDRANDDLFKENDPNKLNFRQELVVATISKKVLNKKRKYAQFHLDLGQSDFLLHTCKTCGFKFAPGDEEDTRVHKEFHKSYTHGIHFKGWRNERVIDTHSFEHGRVILVLNDDPPAHIKKVEEVIKMMEMELGDGWIFHKNCKVYLYISSQRVAGCLVAEPINKAYPLVSNSDHQNHDVTTTLKEVKKSTPTTLQFGSISFQREIIKKDKNQRNSNDTTLLGAIICEKDSIPAVCGIRAIWVTPSNRRKHIATHLLEATRKSFSLDVILEHSDLAFSQPTNVGKLLASSYTNTKSFLVYTTNSYS, encoded by the exons ATGCAATCGAAAATAAATTCATTCTTcataccttcttcttcttcttcttcttccacatcACGAAGCCAAGCCCTAGATCCACCTCTTCCCCCCCTTTTGGATAACTTGTCCGATGATGAAGACTTCACCAGAGAACCTGAAATTCCCATCATATACACGCGAAGAGCTACAAACACAGATAG AGCTAATGATGATCTTTTCAAAGAAAATGATCCAAACAAACTTAATTTTAGACAAGAGTTAGTAGTTGCAACAATTTCCAAAAAGGTTTTAAACAAGAAAAGGAAGTATGCACAGTTTCATTTGGATTTAGGTCAATCCGATTTTCTATTACACACTTGTAAAACTTGTGGATTCAAGTTTGCTCCTGGAGATGAAGAAGATACAAGGGTTCACAAAGAATTTCACAAAAGCTACACTCATGGTATTCATTTCAAG GGTTGGCGTAATGAAAGAGTTATAGATACACACTCATTCGAACATGGACGTGTTATTTTGGTCCTTAATGATGATCCTCCTGCTCATATTAAAAAG GTTGAGGAGGTTATAAAGATGATGGAGATGGAGCTTGGTGATGGATGGATCTTCCATAAAAACTGTAAG GTTTATCTTTATATCTCCTCTCAACGGGTTGCTGGATGTCTAGTTGCAGAGCCAATAAACAAAGCTTATCCTTTGGTTTCAAACTCAGACCACCAAAACCATGATGTCACTACCACTCTAAAGGAGGTCAAAAAGTCAACTCCAACCACTCTACAATTCGGTAGCATTAGTTTCCAAAGAGAAAttataaaaaaagataaaaatcaaagaaattcAAACGACACCACACTCCTTGGAGCAATCATTTGTGAAAAAGACTCAATCCCTGCTGTTTGTGGCATCCGTGCAATTTGGGTCACACCCTCCAACAGAAGAAAACACATTGCCACTCATTTACTTGAAGCCACAAG GAAAAGTTTTAGTTTGGATGTGATTCTTGAACATTCTGATTTAGCATTTTCTCAGCCAACAAATGTCGGGAAGTTGTTAGCATCAAGTTACACCAACACTAAATCTTTCTTGGTTTACACAACAAATTCATATTCATAG
- the LOC111901471 gene encoding pumilio homolog 12, translating to MKPQSNNNIIQTPPQHYATGDEGTFQSFSPGVVTDSGVLPGYDPDQIASSLPPSIDVDEDVCSAFSSLNISPTTHLHSPKLLPENLQGEFRGFGSPISIGEGSVHPFRSDSGLRGGNTGNSSRRIYSSVGHAHPFTVDPRQHQQQPLWRNRDVFHEVRSSGFDFDQSADLLHTEQLNPYFFCSSNSSAQILDETFLPNTIHVNNSSFPRPVSDNHNLISTRFRNHQLLGFLSLNELRGRIVSLAKDQNGCRLLQSKFENPTNDEIETVLYEVLDSITDLMKDQFGNYLVQKLISFCNDDHKLRILLSLTDVPVQMVIVCMNPHGTRAMQKLLENLTDPYQIALAVAALRPGAARLANDPNGHHVIQYCLIHFPSEVNEPILNEIANKCFEVATDRSGCCVLQACVEHAHGEIRNRLVSQILADALHLAEHPYGNYVLQHMVGLNVLDFTTHLVRELQGNFASLSRNKYASNVVEKCLKASGKDISSVIVMELITSPNPSMLLVDPYANFVIQSALTVSTGFVYECLLEVISDNMSSMRSNLYGKKILAWFEKRRILGI from the exons ATGAAGCCTCAGAGCAATAACAACATAATACAAACCCCACCGCAACATTATGCAACCGGAGACGAAGGTACTTTTCAGTCATTTTCGCCGGGGGTTGTCACCGACTCCGGTGTTTTGCCGGGGTACGATCCGGATCAGATAGCAAGTTCTCTTCCTCCTTCAATCGATGTGGATGAAGATGTATGTAGTGCGTTCTCTTCTCTCAATATCTCCCCCACCACTCACCTCCACAGCCCGAAGCTCCTCCCCGAGAATCTCCAAGGCGAATTTCGCGGTTTTGGATCTCCGATCAGCATCGGTGAGGGTTCCGTTCACCCCTTTCGGAGCGATAGTGGTTTAAGAGGTGGAAACACCGGTAACAGTAGCCGAAGGATTTATTCCAGTGTGGGCCATGCTCACCCCTTTACGGTGGACCCTCGTCAACATCAGCAACAACCCCTGTGGCGCAACAGAGATGTTTTTCATGAGGTTCGTTCTTCtgggtttgactttgaccaatcgGCCGACTTGCTCCACACGGAACAGCTCAATCCATATTTCTTCTGTTCATCAAACTCGTCTGCTCAAATTCTCGATGAAACGTTTCTTCCAAACACCATACACGTTAACAACTCCAGTTTTCCAAGACCTGTTAGCGATAATCATAATCTGATCTCAACTAGATTTCGAAATCACCAGCTTTTGGGCTTTTTATCGCTAAATGAATTGAGGGGTAGGATCGTATCGCTAGCCAAGGATCAAAACGGTTGTCGTTTACTTCAATCAAAGTTCGAAAACCCAACAAATGACGAGATCGAAACGGTTCTGTATGAGGTATTGGACTCCATTACCGATCTCATGAAAGACCAGTTCGGGAATTACTTAGTTCAGAAGCTCATTTCATTTTGCAACGATGATCACAAATTACGGATACTTCTTTCCCTGACCGATGTCCCAGTTCAAATGGTTATTGTTTGTATGAATCCACATGG GACTAGAGCAATGCAGAAATTATTAGAGAACTTGACAGACCCATATCAGATAGCCTTAGCAGTGGCGGCTCTCCGCCCTGGTGCCGCTAGATTGGCTAATGATCCAAATGGTCATCATGTTATTCAGTATTGCTTGATTCATTTCCCTAGTGAGGTTAATGAG CCTATCTTGAATGAAATAGCAAATAAATGTTTTGAAGTTGCTACGGATAGAAGTGGTTGTTGTGTGCTGCAGGCTTGCGTGGAGCACGCACACGGTGAAATTAGAAACCGTTTGGTTTCCCAGATTTTAGCAGACGCGCTACATCTAGCAGAACATCCTTACGG aaACTATGTGCTGCAACACATGGTGGGGCTGAATGTACTTGACTTCACTACACACCTCGTGAGGGAGCTTCAAGGGAATTTTGCATCTCTATCGCGCAACAAGTACGCGAGTAATGTGGTTGAAAAATGTTTAAAGGCATCGGGAAAAGATATCTCAAGCGTAATTGTTATGGAGTTGATCACAAGCCCAAATCCTTCAATGCTTCTTGTGGATCCGTATGCAAACTTTGTCATCCAATCAGCGTTGACCGTTTCCACG GGGTTCGTGTACGAATGTCTACTAGAGGTGATATCCGACAATATGTCGTCCATGAGAAGCAATCTTTATGGCAAAAAGATATTGGCGTGGTTTGAAAAGAGGAGAATTCTTGGCATCTAG